The Dendrosporobacter quercicolus genome includes a window with the following:
- a CDS encoding transcription termination/antitermination NusG family protein: MKEWYVLHITCGKEKIIQLICRKLNPSCEIINPKKKIPWRKKGRVITLIRPLFEGYLFVSTTNENIKEFHYLLQKHRMNIGWLVYSAGSLLPISSQEKQLIQTLMDNEGIVGISRVKQTNNQIEIINGPLLGFEKMIKNYSRREQRITVEIPLLQEKKQIKLGAILIGSNGKMLNTTKYD, encoded by the coding sequence GTGAAAGAATGGTATGTTTTACATATCACCTGTGGAAAGGAGAAAATAATTCAATTAATTTGCCGGAAGCTGAATCCAAGCTGCGAAATTATTAATCCAAAGAAAAAAATTCCTTGGCGAAAAAAAGGCCGCGTTATCACTTTAATAAGACCGCTGTTTGAAGGTTATTTATTTGTTTCAACAACCAATGAGAACATTAAAGAGTTTCATTATCTGCTGCAAAAGCATAGAATGAATATTGGTTGGCTGGTTTACAGTGCAGGCTCTCTGCTACCTATATCTTCTCAAGAAAAACAATTAATTCAAACATTAATGGATAATGAAGGAATCGTCGGAATTAGCAGGGTCAAACAGACTAACAATCAAATTGAAATTATTAACGGACCATTATTAGGGTTTGAAAAAATGATCAAAAACTATTCCCGCCGGGAACAGCGGATCACTGTAGAAATCCCCTTGCTGCAAGAAAAAAAGCAGATAAAACTGGGCGCAATTTTAATAGGCTCAAATGGAAAAATGTTAAACACCACCAAATACGATTGA
- a CDS encoding ASCH domain-containing protein, whose product MFALNFQSHNHEKLLIARQKNCTVRLGDVRDKYHDNSIVWITVGKKFEQKRKLYPAIIDRILIKKIVDLTTQDLDHQNPEIKTIEELIAFFEQIYQKTITLEDTVSVIYFSEIIE is encoded by the coding sequence ATGTTTGCACTTAATTTTCAATCGCATAATCACGAAAAGTTGTTAATCGCCCGTCAAAAGAACTGTACTGTCCGGTTAGGAGATGTCAGAGATAAATATCATGATAATTCCATTGTTTGGATCACTGTCGGGAAAAAATTTGAACAAAAGAGAAAACTCTACCCGGCAATTATTGACCGGATTCTCATAAAAAAAATTGTTGACCTGACAACACAGGATTTAGACCATCAAAATCCGGAGATAAAAACAATTGAGGAGCTGATTGCTTTCTTCGAGCAAATATATCAGAAAACAATAACCCTGGAGGATACGGTCTCGGTCATTTACTTTTCCGAGATTATTGAGTAA
- a CDS encoding DUF6803 family protein: MMMTNYMELLAVNQPWNLILYMVIPVGLAEALVATEFFTVFYRNSGPGGWRTWNKWIGIVLGFYFLGIFLNLMITTVPHIQWRGIADVLAVGAYLSGVVPLFGIALLELGVIGKDKSSDDKTKLHFILLTVFLVVAHIAMIFGMVDPTIMGWDPGAAGGHMHHGR; this comes from the coding sequence ATGATGATGACAAATTACATGGAGCTACTGGCAGTGAATCAGCCATGGAATCTTATCCTATACATGGTTATACCGGTAGGGCTGGCTGAAGCGCTGGTAGCGACCGAATTTTTCACAGTATTCTACCGCAATTCCGGCCCCGGCGGCTGGCGAACCTGGAATAAATGGATTGGCATTGTTCTGGGGTTTTATTTCCTCGGGATATTCTTAAATCTAATGATTACAACCGTTCCCCATATTCAGTGGCGTGGTATTGCTGATGTGCTGGCGGTAGGCGCCTATCTCAGCGGTGTGGTGCCGCTGTTTGGAATCGCGCTGTTGGAGCTGGGGGTCATTGGCAAGGATAAATCCAGTGATGATAAAACCAAGCTGCATTTTATTCTGTTAACGGTCTTTCTTGTGGTCGCCCATATTGCGATGATCTTTGGTATGGTTGACCCGACGATTATGGGCTGGGATCCTGGTGCGGCCGGCGGGCATATGCATCATGGGCGCTAA